In Lemur catta isolate mLemCat1 chromosome 18, mLemCat1.pri, whole genome shotgun sequence, a genomic segment contains:
- the HEMK1 gene encoding MTRF1L release factor glutamine methyltransferase isoform X2 — MELWGRMLWTFLSGPGRRGGTFSSWQPHLPLSGLSCATELVSHWTGVFEKRGIPEARESSEYIVAHVLGAKTFQNLRPVLRTQPLTPQQLKCIRELSSCRLQRMPVQYILGEWDFQGLSLKMVPPVFIPRPETEELVEWVLEEVAQRSHAVGVQGGPLILEVGCGSGAISLSLLSKLPQVSHLHATLGRLTDTHCPSHWPFLYIPLLGALEGKQSDKGGQGCPQPTMVTDSNPHPCLSGSHPWPRGEKTFGYFLPLLVGGWRRVPRSRISQHFVSHIPFICSWNRAESLLWIRGRPPFL, encoded by the exons ATGGAGCTTTGGGGCCGAATGCTGTGGACCTTCCTTTctggcccagggaggaggggaggcaccTTCAGCTCATGGCAACCCCATTTGCCTCTGTCTGGGCTGTCATGTGCCACAGAACTGGTCAGCCACTGGACAGGGGTCTTTGAAAAGAGAGGTATCCCTGAGGCCCGGGAATCCAGTGAGTACATTGTGGCTCATGTCCTTGGAGCCAAAACA TTTCAGAACCTGAGGCCGGTACTTAGGACCCAGCCCCTGACCCCTCAGCAATTAAAGTGCATCCGAGAGCTGAGTAGCTGCCGATTGCAGAG GATGCCTGTGCAGTATATACTTGGGGAGTGGGACTTTCAGGGGCTCAGTCTGAAGATGGTGCCTCCAGTGTTCATTCCTCGGCCAGAGACAGAG GAACTGGTTGAATGGGTGCTGGAGGAGGTAGCCCAGAGATCCCATGCAGTGGGAGTCCAGGGCGGCCCCCTCATTCTAGAGGTGGGCTGTGGATCGGGAGCTATCTCCCTTAGCCTGCTGAGCAAGCTCCCCCAGGTGAGCCACCTCCACGCTACCCTGGGTAGACTGACTGACACTCACTGTCCCTCCCATTGGCCCTTCCTCTACATCCCTCTGCTAGGAGCACTTGAGGGGAAGCAATCAGACAAAGGAGGACAGGGCTGTCCCCAGCCTACCATGGTCACAGACTCTAACCCCCATCCCTGTCTGTCTGGCTCCCATCCCTGGCCAAGAGGGGAAAAAACTTTTGGgtatttccttcctcttctggtGGGGGGTTGGAGGAGGGTCCCTAGGTCCAGAATCTCCCAACACTTTGTCTCCCACATACCCTTCATTTGTTCTTGGAACAGAGCCGAGTCATTGCTGTGGATAAGGGGGCGGCCGCCATTTCTCTGA
- the C18H3orf18 gene encoding uncharacterized protein C3orf18 homolog: protein MNSRIASARGWFSSHPPTSEPDLETATDGPASETTTLSPEATSLNDTRIPDVAGGAASVGTMLLSLGIITVIGLAVAMVLYIRKKKRLEKLRHQLMPMYSFDPTEEQDELEQELLEHGRDAASVQAAQGKAILPSQGPLQRPSRLVFTDVANAIHA from the exons ATGAACTCCAGGATTGCATCTGCTAGGGGCTGGTTCAgcagccatccacccacctctgaGCCTGATCTGGAAACTGCCACAGATGGGCCAGCCTCTGAGACCACTACCCTCAGCCCAGAAGCCACCAGCTTGAATGACACCAGAATCCCTGATGTGGCTGGTGGTGCAGCCAGTGTGGGTACCATGCTTCTGTCTCTTGGGATCATCACAGTGATTGGCCTGGCTGTAGCCATG GTTTTGTACATCAGGAAGAAGAAGAG GCTGGAGAAACTACGCCACCAGCTCATGCCCATGTACAGCTTTGACCCCACAGAGGAACAAGATGAGCTGGAGCAGGAGCTGCTGGAGCACGGGCGGGATGCAGCTTCCGTGCAGGCCGCGCAGGGCAAG GCCATTCTTCCCTCCCAGGGCCCACTGCAGAGGCCCAGCCGACTGGTATTTACCGACGTAGCCAACGCCATCCATGCGTGA